In one window of Frigoriglobus tundricola DNA:
- a CDS encoding WD40 repeat domain-containing protein, translated as MRVLRTAPGEVLDVAFSPDCRAVAAAVEGKGVFLWNLDSPTIAPVRYDAEDGYRPGGLGFSPDGRQLAWLTLNGRRTHDRDTRAAMTAAFPLYNANGMYHCSDAAGTRAVSNHSFPDHTLIGWKWVGDEWVHQWKLSTRELFVGRMTLAPAGDRFAMVTCVTQGGRWWEQPMRLEVRDAATAVELAAGSYPYRYAPRLQFHPTGCQVAGINNMTLLAWPLPAGGDPRLVQNDNRKHFTALAYHPNGHRLFVTSNDETVHVFDTQSLDRVSRYTWQLDKLSAVTISPDGSLAAAGSGNGNVVVWDLD; from the coding sequence ATGCGGGTGCTGAGAACAGCTCCGGGGGAGGTGCTCGACGTGGCGTTCAGCCCCGACTGCCGCGCCGTCGCCGCGGCGGTCGAGGGAAAGGGCGTGTTCCTGTGGAACCTCGACTCGCCGACCATCGCCCCGGTCCGGTACGACGCGGAAGACGGATACCGGCCCGGCGGGCTGGGCTTCTCCCCGGACGGGCGCCAGCTCGCCTGGCTCACCCTCAACGGCCGCCGCACCCACGACCGCGACACCCGGGCCGCGATGACCGCTGCCTTTCCGCTGTACAACGCGAACGGCATGTACCATTGTTCCGACGCCGCGGGCACACGGGCCGTGTCCAACCACAGCTTCCCGGACCACACTCTGATCGGCTGGAAGTGGGTCGGGGACGAGTGGGTGCATCAGTGGAAGCTCTCGACCCGCGAACTGTTCGTCGGCCGCATGACGCTCGCGCCGGCCGGCGACCGGTTCGCGATGGTCACGTGCGTCACGCAGGGCGGGCGGTGGTGGGAACAGCCGATGCGGCTGGAGGTTCGCGACGCGGCCACGGCCGTGGAACTCGCGGCCGGTTCGTACCCGTACCGGTACGCGCCGCGGCTCCAGTTCCACCCGACCGGGTGCCAGGTCGCGGGCATCAACAACATGACGCTCCTGGCGTGGCCGCTTCCGGCGGGCGGCGACCCGCGACTGGTGCAGAACGACAACCGGAAGCACTTCACGGCGCTCGCGTACCACCCGAACGGGCACCGGCTGTTCGTCACCAGCAACGACGAAACGGTTCACGTCTTCGACACCCAATCGCTCGACCGCGTCAGCCGCTACACCTGGCAACTCGACAAGCTGAGCGCCGTCACCATCAGCCCGGACGGCAGCCTGGCCGCCGCCGGCTCCGGAAACGGAAACGTGGTGGTGTGGGACCTGGATTGA